The Polyangiaceae bacterium genome includes a region encoding these proteins:
- a CDS encoding DUF2953 domain-containing protein codes for MSTLLLVALVAALVGVGLVLLPLTLHFSLQARGEPNGFWALGGGVQLGPFAGSGVAAKGVPAQLALHAFGRKLWSRKLGELGAERAEPEEPAEPPAKTKLRERFAKLERWFDPVDLFFFLVHERRRIELLPTIVDLEYGFRDIATTGKLLGAIYAISPLLPAPILVRQSPSWESLDRASLASSGAIRLWPGLLVVDAAWYLIRNVKVRRPNGAAGGTREAT; via the coding sequence GTGAGCACGCTGCTGCTCGTCGCGCTCGTCGCGGCTCTCGTCGGCGTGGGCCTCGTGCTCTTGCCGCTCACGCTGCACTTCAGCCTGCAGGCGCGCGGCGAGCCGAACGGGTTCTGGGCGCTCGGCGGGGGCGTGCAGCTCGGCCCATTCGCGGGCAGCGGCGTGGCGGCGAAGGGCGTGCCGGCCCAGCTCGCGCTCCACGCCTTCGGCAGGAAGCTCTGGAGCAGAAAGCTCGGCGAGCTCGGCGCCGAGCGCGCCGAGCCCGAGGAGCCTGCCGAGCCGCCAGCGAAGACGAAGCTCCGCGAACGCTTTGCGAAGCTCGAGCGCTGGTTCGACCCCGTCGATCTGTTCTTCTTCCTGGTGCACGAACGCCGGCGCATCGAGCTCCTGCCCACGATCGTGGACCTGGAGTACGGCTTCCGCGACATCGCCACCACCGGCAAGCTCCTGGGCGCGATCTACGCCATCTCGCCGCTCTTGCCGGCCCCGATCCTGGTGCGCCAATCGCCCTCCTGGGAGAGCCTGGATCGGGCTTCTCTGGCGAGCTCCGGGGCAATTCGGCTCTGGCCAGGCCTGCTGGTCGTTGACGCGGCCTGGTACTTGATACGAAATGTGAAAGTCCGCAGGCCGAACGGCGCTGCTGGAGGAACCCGGGAAGCCACATGA
- a CDS encoding NAD-dependent deacetylase — MDSDVARLRELLARSSRVLVFTGAGISTGSGIPDFRGPTGVWQKRTPVYYQEFIADEDARREYWEYKLEGYHAFRDARPNAAHLALALLERRGKLECLVTQNIDGLHQAAGTSREKLIELHGTNAEVECIGCGRRESPERCMRDFERTREPPTCSDCGALMKPAVVMFGQALDMVLLGAAKRAAGRADLVLALGSSLVVTPAADVPLAGAERGTPYVIVNRGETAHDRLATLRIDDDVVSVLPAALG; from the coding sequence ATGGACTCCGACGTCGCAAGGCTCAGGGAGCTACTGGCGCGCTCGAGCCGCGTCCTGGTGTTCACCGGCGCGGGGATCTCGACCGGCAGCGGCATCCCGGACTTCCGCGGGCCGACCGGCGTGTGGCAGAAGCGCACGCCGGTCTACTACCAGGAGTTCATCGCCGACGAGGACGCGCGGCGCGAATACTGGGAGTACAAGCTCGAGGGCTACCACGCCTTCCGCGACGCGCGCCCCAACGCCGCGCACCTGGCGCTGGCCCTGCTGGAGCGGCGCGGCAAGCTCGAGTGCCTGGTCACTCAGAACATCGACGGCCTGCACCAGGCCGCCGGGACGAGCCGGGAGAAGCTCATCGAGCTCCACGGCACGAACGCCGAGGTCGAGTGCATCGGGTGCGGGCGCCGCGAGAGCCCCGAGCGCTGCATGCGCGACTTCGAGCGCACCCGGGAGCCCCCGACCTGCTCGGACTGCGGTGCGCTGATGAAGCCCGCGGTGGTGATGTTCGGTCAGGCTCTCGACATGGTGCTGCTCGGCGCCGCCAAACGCGCCGCCGGGCGCGCCGATCTGGTGCTCGCCCTCGGCTCCTCGCTGGTGGTCACCCCGGCTGCCGACGTGCCCCTCGCCGGCGCTGAGCGCGGCACGCCCTACGTGATCGTCAATCGCGGCGAGACGGCGCACGATCGCCTGGCTACGCTGCGCATCGACGACGACGTCGTCAGCGTCTTGCCGGCGGCGCTGGGCTGA
- a CDS encoding PQQ-dependent sugar dehydrogenase: MNLKLTEIASGYDRPIFVGSPPGDTERLFVGEQDGVISIIKSGQKVATPFLDIDAKIQSGGNEQGLLGIAFHPDYAQNGRFFVHYSKQPSGDTVIAEYARSAGDPELADPNSEKIILEQDQPEGNHNGGAIHFGPDGMLYIGLGDGGGGGDNHGSIGNGQALNTLLGKILRIDVGAPAGGKAYGIPAGNMTSGGALPEIWSYGLRNPWRWSFDACTGDMYIGDVGQNAWEEIDVEPKSKGSGTNWGWRVMEGNHCFNPSSGCDQTGLEKPAAEYPHSDGCSVTGGYVYRGKNIPALRGSYLYADYCSSKFWRFSYSGGAATGLAEITSDITSAGGVGSVSSFGQDAVGELYVTDFDGKIWRIDSE, from the coding sequence CTGAACCTGAAGCTGACCGAGATCGCGTCCGGCTACGACCGCCCCATCTTCGTTGGCAGCCCGCCGGGCGACACCGAGCGGCTGTTCGTCGGCGAGCAGGACGGCGTCATCTCGATCATCAAGAGCGGACAGAAGGTCGCGACCCCGTTCTTGGACATCGACGCCAAGATCCAGAGCGGCGGCAACGAGCAGGGCCTGCTCGGCATCGCCTTCCACCCCGACTACGCGCAGAACGGGCGCTTCTTCGTGCACTACTCCAAGCAGCCGAGCGGCGACACCGTGATCGCCGAGTACGCCCGCAGCGCCGGCGATCCGGAGCTGGCCGATCCGAACAGCGAGAAGATCATCCTGGAGCAGGACCAGCCCGAGGGGAACCACAACGGCGGCGCCATCCATTTCGGCCCCGACGGCATGCTCTACATCGGCCTCGGCGACGGCGGCGGAGGCGGCGACAACCACGGCAGCATCGGCAACGGTCAGGCGTTGAACACGCTGCTCGGAAAGATCCTGCGCATCGACGTCGGCGCGCCCGCCGGCGGCAAGGCCTACGGCATCCCGGCCGGCAACATGACCAGCGGCGGCGCGTTGCCGGAGATCTGGAGCTACGGCCTGCGCAACCCCTGGCGCTGGTCCTTCGACGCCTGCACCGGTGACATGTACATCGGCGACGTGGGCCAGAACGCCTGGGAAGAGATCGACGTCGAGCCGAAGAGCAAGGGCAGCGGCACCAACTGGGGCTGGCGCGTGATGGAGGGCAACCACTGCTTCAACCCCTCGAGCGGCTGCGATCAGACCGGCCTGGAGAAGCCCGCCGCGGAGTACCCCCACAGCGACGGCTGCTCGGTCACCGGAGGCTACGTCTACCGCGGCAAGAACATCCCGGCGCTCCGCGGCAGCTACCTCTACGCCGATTACTGCTCGAGCAAGTTCTGGCGCTTCAGCTACTCCGGCGGCGCGGCGACTGGCCTCGCGGAGATCACCAGCGACATCACCTCCGCCGGGGGAGTGGGCTCGGTCTCCTCGTTCGGGCAGGACGCGGTCGGCGAGCTCTACGTCACCGACTTCGACGGCAAGATCTGGCGCATCGACTCCGAGTAA
- a CDS encoding SGNH/GDSL hydrolase family protein: MLGDLRKACFLAVFVIVGCSADDGGGAGSGGGSSFGGSAGAAGSASGGAAGVASGGAAGSSVGGSAGQSTGGTAGSSSGGTGAGGTGGTGGSAGSAALTSVGSLVVLGDSMSDGGGTPPFYYNLLQQDLKVKFPTLSYKNNAQSGSKTSALVGQIKNLPATLPGPVAVCITSGGNDMKAELAAIIGGLDGPARATMGANISAALDALLAPGRFGAGVAVHVFEANIYDASDGQGNFGANNCAFGKGLPAIPTTTFFANWNGEIAKQVAAKGQYLTDIHGLFLNHGFNHPPNWYASDCTHPNSTGHDQLRRHFYFKITGETLP; this comes from the coding sequence ATGCTCGGGGATCTGCGGAAGGCCTGTTTTCTTGCGGTTTTCGTGATCGTGGGCTGTAGCGCGGACGACGGCGGCGGCGCCGGCTCCGGCGGCGGCAGCAGTTTCGGGGGCAGCGCGGGGGCCGCCGGCTCGGCGTCGGGCGGCGCTGCGGGAGTCGCCAGCGGCGGCGCAGCGGGGAGCTCCGTCGGCGGCTCAGCCGGACAGAGCACGGGTGGCACGGCAGGGTCGAGCAGCGGCGGCACTGGCGCGGGCGGCACTGGCGGCACTGGCGGCAGCGCCGGCAGCGCGGCGCTCACCAGCGTGGGCTCGCTGGTCGTGCTCGGCGACTCGATGAGCGACGGCGGCGGGACACCGCCCTTCTACTACAACCTCTTGCAGCAAGACTTGAAGGTGAAGTTCCCGACGCTCAGCTACAAGAACAACGCCCAGAGCGGCTCGAAGACCAGCGCGCTGGTAGGACAGATCAAGAACCTGCCGGCGACGTTGCCGGGGCCCGTCGCGGTGTGCATCACCAGCGGCGGCAACGACATGAAGGCCGAGCTCGCCGCCATCATCGGCGGGCTCGACGGCCCGGCGCGCGCGACCATGGGCGCGAACATTTCGGCGGCGCTCGACGCGCTGCTCGCTCCCGGGCGCTTCGGCGCCGGCGTCGCCGTGCACGTCTTCGAGGCGAACATCTACGACGCGAGCGACGGGCAAGGGAACTTCGGCGCCAACAACTGCGCCTTCGGCAAGGGCCTGCCGGCCATCCCCACCACGACCTTCTTCGCCAACTGGAACGGCGAGATCGCCAAGCAGGTGGCCGCGAAGGGACAGTACCTGACCGACATCCACGGGCTGTTCCTGAACCACGGCTTCAACCACCCGCCGAACTGGTACGCCAGCGACTGCACCCACCCGAACAGCACCGGGCACGATCAGCTGCGGCGCCACTTCTACTTCAAGATCACCGGCGAGACCCTGCCTTGA
- a CDS encoding VCBS repeat-containing protein gives MDKWSVTGISASRQLAGGNIDGKPGNEVVACPVDGNTVRAYDGAGKQLWSTSGLLCNQPAIADLDQDGVPEVIVEGGILDGATGALKKSFSPAMIGTFAVADVTGDGKLDIVAATQVFDANGAQIATNGGPAHAWTGGTHFKSGPAVADLDKDGKPEIIGVYFLQHQLTVWQYDTTQANNAKIIRAGVDINGTLNPALCNPGSAGSQWGGGPATVGDFNGDTFPDVALAGGVGYAVFDGKKLMDTTVAGPSTFLWTKQTVDCSSAGTGSSLFDFNGDGKAEVVYADEYTLHIYEGATGNVLFETCNTSGTLSEYPLVADVDNDGEADIVVGSNAYSSISCPGGQKTSGIRVFGSTGGDWVRTRRVWNQHAYAITGTQEDGTIPAKEPANWTVPGLNNFRLNRQPGSEFAAVDAVVDLKPVCTGAYALVATVRNLGQALLPAGMKVEFFSGNPPSGTKLGEATTSVALGPAQAEQVVLQLPSAPADVKSGATPVYATVTVPLPTRECRDDNNTSAAVSGKCVAPR, from the coding sequence GTGGACAAGTGGTCGGTGACCGGCATCAGCGCCTCGCGCCAGCTCGCCGGCGGCAACATCGACGGCAAGCCGGGCAACGAGGTGGTCGCCTGCCCCGTGGACGGCAACACCGTGCGCGCCTACGACGGCGCGGGGAAGCAGCTCTGGAGCACGAGCGGCCTGCTCTGCAATCAGCCGGCCATCGCCGATCTCGACCAGGACGGCGTGCCGGAGGTGATCGTGGAGGGCGGCATCCTGGACGGCGCGACCGGCGCGCTGAAGAAGAGCTTCTCGCCCGCGATGATCGGGACCTTCGCGGTCGCGGACGTGACCGGCGACGGCAAGCTCGACATCGTGGCGGCGACGCAGGTCTTCGACGCGAACGGCGCGCAGATCGCGACCAACGGCGGCCCGGCCCACGCCTGGACCGGCGGCACGCACTTCAAGAGCGGCCCGGCGGTGGCCGACCTCGACAAGGACGGCAAGCCCGAGATCATCGGCGTCTACTTCCTGCAGCACCAGCTCACGGTCTGGCAATACGACACGACGCAGGCGAACAACGCGAAGATCATCCGCGCCGGCGTGGACATCAACGGCACGCTCAACCCGGCGCTCTGCAACCCGGGCTCCGCGGGCTCGCAGTGGGGCGGCGGGCCCGCCACCGTCGGCGACTTCAACGGCGACACCTTCCCCGACGTGGCCCTGGCCGGCGGCGTCGGCTACGCGGTCTTCGACGGCAAGAAGCTGATGGACACCACCGTCGCCGGGCCCAGCACCTTCCTCTGGACCAAGCAGACGGTGGACTGCTCGAGCGCCGGCACCGGCAGCTCGCTCTTCGACTTCAACGGCGACGGCAAGGCCGAGGTGGTCTACGCCGACGAGTACACGCTGCACATCTACGAGGGCGCGACGGGCAACGTGCTGTTCGAGACCTGCAACACCAGCGGCACGCTGAGCGAGTACCCGCTGGTCGCCGACGTGGACAACGACGGCGAGGCGGACATCGTGGTGGGCTCCAACGCTTACTCGTCGATCAGCTGCCCGGGCGGCCAGAAGACCAGCGGCATCCGCGTCTTCGGCAGCACGGGCGGGGACTGGGTGCGCACGCGGAGGGTCTGGAACCAGCACGCCTATGCCATCACCGGCACGCAGGAGGACGGCACCATCCCTGCGAAGGAGCCCGCCAACTGGACGGTGCCTGGGCTGAACAACTTCCGGCTGAACCGCCAGCCCGGCAGCGAGTTCGCCGCGGTGGACGCCGTGGTCGATCTGAAGCCGGTCTGCACCGGCGCCTACGCGCTCGTGGCGACGGTCCGGAACCTGGGCCAGGCGCTCTTGCCCGCCGGGATGAAGGTGGAGTTCTTCTCCGGCAATCCGCCCTCGGGCACGAAGCTCGGGGAGGCCACGACCAGCGTGGCGCTCGGGCCGGCGCAGGCCGAGCAGGTGGTCCTTCAGTTGCCGAGCGCACCCGCCGACGTGAAGAGCGGCGCCACGCCGGTGTACGCGACCGTGACCGTGCCCTTGCCGACCCGCGAGTGCCGGGACGACAACAACACCTCCGCCGCGGTCAGTGGCAAGTGCGTGGCGCCACGCTAA
- a CDS encoding DUF1565 domain-containing protein — protein MTRSICIGFACLVLACGSDDNGGGKSGTGGSSSGGSAGTPSGGAGGASGGTGGASGGAGGASGGAGGASGGAAGSGGSGATGGTGGTPGACGAITTFADGLTPTKQVHVAPSGDDASGDGSAQKPFKTLGKAAQGVTAGTAIRLHAGTYAGGAYLSNLSGSASAPIWIGGAPGEATPVLDGGGEGLHLTKVRYLVLHDLEVKNSTQNGVNVDDGGEYANADATRYVLFRNLNVHDVGSGGNQDCLKLSGLNDFWVLDSKFARCGGGGSGSGIDHVGCHKGLIARSSFEEISGNAVQAKGGSEDIEIRACRMKDAGERAVNMGGSTGLQFFRPPLSTSAPNFEAKNIRVVANVISGSTAALAFVGCVECLAAHNTIVDPTNWLFRILQETTTGGGYTFLPAQKGRFVNNLVYFDRSDLSTWVNVGANTDAASFQFQNNLWYAHDNPAQSQPTNLPAAETGGISGTDPALTNPAGGDYSIPQSSAAAGKGSTGTGVAGDFTGKCYASPPSVGAFEPLP, from the coding sequence ATGACTCGATCCATCTGCATCGGTTTTGCGTGTCTCGTGCTCGCGTGTGGCTCCGATGACAACGGAGGGGGCAAGTCCGGTACCGGCGGCAGCTCGAGCGGAGGGTCCGCGGGAACTCCGAGCGGCGGCGCGGGGGGTGCGAGCGGCGGCACAGGTGGTGCGAGCGGCGGCGCAGGTGGTGCGAGCGGCGGCGCGGGCGGCGCGAGCGGCGGCGCCGCCGGGAGCGGCGGCAGCGGCGCGACGGGCGGCACGGGCGGCACGCCCGGCGCCTGCGGCGCGATCACGACCTTCGCCGACGGCCTCACGCCAACCAAGCAGGTCCACGTCGCGCCGAGCGGCGACGACGCGAGCGGCGACGGCAGCGCGCAGAAGCCCTTCAAGACGCTGGGCAAGGCCGCTCAGGGCGTCACGGCGGGCACCGCCATCCGCCTGCACGCCGGGACGTACGCCGGCGGCGCGTACCTCTCGAACCTCTCGGGCAGCGCGAGCGCCCCGATCTGGATCGGCGGCGCCCCCGGCGAGGCGACGCCGGTGCTCGACGGCGGCGGCGAGGGCCTGCACCTCACCAAAGTACGCTACCTGGTGCTGCACGACCTCGAGGTGAAGAACAGCACGCAGAACGGCGTCAACGTTGACGACGGCGGCGAGTACGCGAACGCGGACGCCACCCGTTACGTCCTGTTCCGGAACCTGAACGTGCACGACGTCGGCTCCGGCGGGAACCAAGACTGCTTGAAGCTCTCGGGCCTGAACGACTTCTGGGTGCTCGACAGCAAGTTCGCGCGCTGCGGCGGCGGCGGCTCCGGCAGCGGCATCGATCACGTCGGCTGCCACAAGGGCCTGATCGCCCGCTCGAGCTTCGAGGAGATCAGTGGCAACGCCGTACAGGCCAAGGGCGGCAGCGAGGACATCGAGATCCGGGCCTGTCGCATGAAGGACGCCGGCGAGCGCGCGGTGAACATGGGCGGCTCGACGGGCCTTCAGTTCTTCCGCCCGCCGCTCTCGACGAGCGCGCCGAACTTCGAGGCCAAGAACATCCGGGTCGTCGCCAACGTGATCAGCGGCTCGACCGCTGCGCTTGCCTTCGTCGGCTGCGTCGAGTGCCTGGCCGCCCACAACACCATCGTCGATCCGACCAACTGGCTCTTCCGCATCCTGCAGGAGACCACCACCGGCGGTGGCTACACGTTCTTACCCGCGCAGAAGGGGCGCTTCGTGAACAACCTGGTCTATTTCGACCGGAGCGATCTCTCCACCTGGGTCAACGTCGGCGCCAACACCGACGCCGCGTCGTTCCAGTTCCAGAACAACCTCTGGTACGCCCACGACAACCCCGCCCAGTCGCAGCCCACCAACCTGCCGGCGGCGGAGACCGGCGGAATCAGCGGCACCGATCCGGCGCTGACGAACCCGGCGGGCGGCGACTACAGCATCCCGCAGAGCAGCGCCGCTGCCGGCAAGGGGAGCACCGGAACCGGGGTGGCCGGGGATTTCACCGGCAAGTGTTACGCCTCTCCCCCGAGCGTCGGCGCCTTCGAGCCGCTTCCCTGA
- a CDS encoding ATP-binding domain-containing protein, with protein sequence MQSQSSVEPEGKDPEQSPIVGEEEQCLERVLGHLDGRKARESERPPIDYESQMLALRDEIAVARLEDVPPLVEQMERLQVLAAHQSTSTESYVDAKSPYFGRMVLEEGERRREVLIGRGTYLDTKSGVRIVDWRDAPVSRLYYRYDEGDEYDEVFGGREVNGEVVIRRSVSIVDRTLRRITAPQGTFARTAAGTWRRLGTDALKLHGGQGTAARADQLHRPGKLGIGGDELTEDKHLKEITALIDKRQFELITAPNSGLVVIQGGAGSGKTTIALHRLAYLNFQDPRRFRPDRMLIVVFNAALARYISQVLPALGVEGIPIRTYEAWAERVREIQLPSVPNRYSEDTPAVVTRLKKHPAMLKAIDEHVTKMAARFEARIEKALGQAKDTEGGAALLATFTRAPERPLAHRVFSVGAWLEKSGRSLPTDPRVALERLTREGVREARDVVAAWADLVSDEGAVTAAFRKWAPGELSEPELKRAHNWCAAHASQLVHHMELLAEGPHGGGGGDKPEKTGDEEHLEIRDAEEEQDFGRGVDGRELDEHVHLDREDDALLLRLCQRLRGPLMRNVKGKDALVYEHVLVDEAQDLSPVELAVVLDTVSSARSVTLAGDVAQRLLMDNGFSDWKTVLGELGLSHVAVEPLKLAYRSTQEIIDFAREALGPLAPEDAPRATRSGAPVDLFVFAHAGDAVGFLGEALRELMRLEPRASVAVVARYPEQADLYYDGLRKAEVPYLRRIADQDFPFRAGIDVTDVRQVKGLEFDYVILVEVSDAAYPKEEEARHLLHIGATRAAHQLWVVASGKPSSLLPESLRERGY encoded by the coding sequence GTGCAAAGCCAGAGCAGCGTCGAGCCCGAGGGCAAGGACCCCGAACAGAGCCCCATCGTCGGTGAGGAGGAGCAGTGCCTCGAGCGCGTGCTCGGGCACCTCGACGGGCGCAAGGCCCGCGAGTCCGAGCGCCCGCCCATCGACTACGAGTCGCAGATGCTGGCGCTGCGCGACGAGATCGCCGTCGCGCGTCTGGAAGACGTGCCCCCGCTGGTCGAACAGATGGAACGGTTGCAGGTCCTGGCAGCACACCAGAGCACCTCCACCGAGAGCTACGTGGACGCGAAATCCCCCTACTTCGGCCGCATGGTGCTCGAAGAAGGCGAGCGCCGGCGCGAGGTGCTGATCGGCCGTGGCACCTACCTGGACACCAAGAGCGGCGTGCGCATCGTGGACTGGCGCGACGCGCCCGTCAGCCGCCTGTACTACCGCTACGACGAGGGCGACGAATACGACGAGGTCTTCGGCGGCCGCGAGGTCAACGGCGAGGTCGTCATCCGGCGCAGCGTCAGCATCGTGGACCGGACGCTCCGGCGCATCACCGCTCCGCAGGGCACCTTCGCGCGCACCGCTGCGGGCACGTGGCGTCGCCTCGGCACCGACGCGCTGAAGCTGCACGGCGGGCAAGGCACCGCGGCGCGCGCGGACCAGCTCCACCGTCCGGGCAAGCTCGGCATCGGGGGCGACGAGCTCACCGAGGACAAGCACCTGAAGGAGATCACGGCGCTGATCGACAAGCGCCAGTTCGAGCTGATCACCGCGCCGAACTCCGGCCTGGTCGTGATCCAAGGCGGCGCCGGCAGCGGCAAGACCACCATCGCGCTGCACCGGCTGGCCTACCTGAATTTCCAGGACCCGCGGCGCTTCCGCCCCGATCGCATGTTGATCGTGGTGTTCAACGCCGCGCTCGCCCGCTACATCTCGCAGGTCTTGCCCGCCCTCGGCGTCGAGGGCATCCCGATTCGCACCTACGAGGCCTGGGCGGAGCGCGTGCGCGAGATCCAGCTGCCGTCGGTCCCGAACCGCTACAGCGAGGACACCCCGGCGGTGGTCACGCGGCTGAAGAAGCACCCCGCGATGCTGAAGGCCATCGACGAGCACGTGACGAAGATGGCCGCGCGCTTCGAGGCGCGCATCGAGAAGGCCCTGGGCCAAGCGAAGGACACGGAGGGCGGCGCCGCTCTGCTCGCGACCTTCACCCGCGCTCCCGAGCGTCCCCTCGCCCACCGCGTGTTCAGCGTCGGCGCGTGGCTGGAGAAGAGCGGGCGCAGCCTGCCGACGGACCCCCGCGTTGCGCTCGAGCGCCTGACCCGCGAGGGCGTGCGCGAGGCCCGCGACGTGGTCGCAGCGTGGGCCGATCTCGTCAGCGACGAGGGCGCCGTCACGGCGGCCTTCCGCAAGTGGGCGCCCGGTGAGCTGAGCGAGCCGGAGCTCAAGCGCGCTCACAACTGGTGCGCGGCCCACGCCAGCCAGCTGGTCCACCACATGGAGCTGCTCGCTGAGGGGCCCCACGGCGGCGGCGGCGGCGACAAGCCGGAGAAGACCGGGGACGAGGAGCACCTCGAGATCCGCGACGCCGAGGAGGAGCAGGACTTCGGCCGCGGCGTGGACGGCCGTGAGCTGGACGAGCACGTCCACCTCGACCGCGAGGACGACGCGCTCTTGCTCAGGCTCTGCCAGCGCCTGCGCGGCCCGCTCATGCGCAACGTGAAGGGCAAGGACGCCTTGGTGTACGAGCACGTGCTCGTGGACGAGGCTCAGGATCTGTCCCCGGTGGAGCTAGCGGTGGTCCTCGACACCGTGAGCTCGGCGCGGAGCGTGACCCTGGCCGGCGACGTCGCTCAGCGGCTGTTGATGGACAACGGCTTCTCTGACTGGAAGACCGTGCTCGGGGAGCTCGGCCTGTCCCACGTGGCGGTCGAGCCCTTGAAGCTCGCCTACCGCTCCACGCAGGAGATCATCGACTTCGCCCGTGAGGCGCTGGGGCCCCTGGCTCCGGAGGACGCCCCGCGAGCGACACGCAGCGGCGCGCCCGTCGACTTGTTCGTGTTCGCCCACGCCGGCGACGCCGTCGGCTTCCTGGGCGAAGCCCTGCGCGAGCTGATGCGGCTCGAGCCGCGGGCCTCCGTCGCCGTAGTGGCGCGCTACCCGGAGCAAGCGGATCTCTACTACGACGGGCTGCGCAAGGCCGAGGTCCCGTACTTGCGCCGCATTGCCGATCAGGACTTCCCGTTCCGCGCCGGCATCGACGTCACCGACGTGCGTCAGGTGAAGGGCCTCGAGTTCGACTACGTGATCCTGGTCGAGGTCAGCGATGCCGCGTATCCGAAGGAAGAGGAGGCCCGGCACTTGCTCCACATCGGCGCCACCCGCGCCGCGCACCAGCTCTGGGTGGTCGCGAGCGGCAAGCCGAGCTCGCTCCTGCCGGAGTCCCTACGCGAACGGGGGTACTGA
- a CDS encoding ChaN family lipoprotein → MIGSRLALGATALSLAACAGRTPLPAESASAPELAAEHAGEKNPHGSRPPVPPDVVERAAAPFVGVRADGGELLSPEGLLDELARADLVCVGEDHADPLSHYAELVVLAGLVERSGMSGREVGLGLEMVARPEQSALDGYAKLELDEHEFLEESHWSERWGWDFAYYRPQLELARHRGLPLVALNAPRRLTRAVARKGVGSLERELERELPELDLGDREHRAWFDETMRGHPHGNPHHLYAAQVVWDETMAESAARWLGVKLPGRQLVVMAGAGHCRRDAIPGRVLRRLPARVVSVRAVTQGDAEAEKRALGAFDFVLSFEKS, encoded by the coding sequence ATGATCGGGTCACGACTCGCGCTCGGAGCGACCGCGCTCTCTCTCGCCGCGTGCGCGGGCCGCACGCCACTCCCGGCGGAGAGCGCGTCGGCGCCGGAGCTCGCCGCCGAGCACGCGGGCGAGAAGAACCCGCACGGCAGCCGGCCGCCGGTCCCCCCCGACGTGGTCGAGCGGGCCGCCGCCCCGTTCGTGGGCGTACGCGCCGACGGCGGCGAGCTGCTCTCACCGGAGGGGCTGCTCGACGAGCTCGCCCGCGCGGACCTGGTCTGCGTCGGCGAAGACCACGCCGACCCGCTCTCGCACTACGCCGAGCTCGTGGTGCTCGCGGGGTTGGTCGAGCGGAGCGGGATGAGCGGCCGCGAGGTCGGCCTGGGGCTCGAGATGGTGGCGCGTCCCGAGCAGAGCGCGCTCGACGGCTACGCGAAGCTCGAGCTGGACGAGCACGAGTTCCTGGAGGAGAGCCACTGGTCGGAGCGCTGGGGCTGGGATTTCGCCTACTACCGGCCGCAGCTCGAGCTCGCCCGACACCGCGGCCTGCCGCTGGTCGCCCTGAACGCGCCGCGCCGGCTGACCCGCGCCGTCGCGCGCAAAGGAGTGGGCTCCCTGGAGCGCGAGCTCGAGCGTGAGCTTCCGGAGCTGGATCTCGGGGATCGCGAGCATCGCGCTTGGTTCGACGAGACCATGCGGGGTCACCCGCACGGCAACCCGCACCACCTGTACGCGGCGCAGGTGGTCTGGGACGAGACCATGGCGGAGAGCGCCGCTCGCTGGCTCGGGGTCAAGCTCCCGGGCCGTCAGCTCGTGGTGATGGCGGGTGCCGGGCACTGCCGCAGGGACGCCATCCCGGGGCGCGTGCTCCGGCGCCTGCCCGCCCGTGTGGTCTCGGTGCGCGCGGTGACCCAAGGCGACGCCGAGGCCGAGAAGCGCGCGCTCGGGGCGTTCGACTTCGTGCTCTCGTTCGAGAAGAGCTGA